The Dioscorea cayenensis subsp. rotundata cultivar TDr96_F1 unplaced genomic scaffold, TDr96_F1_v2_PseudoChromosome.rev07_lg8_w22 25.fasta BLBR01001561.1, whole genome shotgun sequence genomic interval TCCCATAAATCGTCTAATATCACCAAAACTTTGTTTTCTGTAGTTGTCAATCTCTTTGCAAGGTTGGCAGCAACTACTCGTACATTATCTTCCTTGAgttccaaacccaaaattgcTGCCATCTCTTTTTGAATTCTCTTTAGATCAATGTTTTGTGATACagtcaccatcaccacctcacAAAACAACTTTTGCTCCTCGGCTTGCTTTGCGACTTCTTTAACTAATGTTGTCTTTCCTCCTCCTCCCATGCCACAAAGCCCAATTAAGTGCACAGCTTCAACCTGCAATGCTTCAAGCATTTTCTTCTCATGTGATTTCCTTGAATCGAAAATCATGTAATCTTCATTAAACAACAGTGAATCAGTTGTGCTTGGCGGTGGCCCCTTGTGAGACACACTATCAAAATTGCCTTTTCTTATAAGATCATCAGTGGTTTCCATATGATGAGCAGCCTCTCTTCCAAGTTTATAGTGCAAGTTTATGTGTGGAAAGCAATTGTTGGAGATCACAGTAGCTTGATCTTTGATTCTCTTCACCTCTCCTTCCATTGTGTTTACATCCGCAAACCAAGTTTGAACTACACCTTTGGCCTCTTCAAGCCTTTCACGTCTGGCTGCGTCAACCTTAATTTGGACCTCCTTCTTAAGTGCATCGAGTTCATTAAATTTGCGCTCCAACTTCTCAATGTTGCTTTTGTAGCAAATAAGGTAACCAAAGTGGCGGCTAATGGCGACCCATGCAGGCTTGACAATCTCACCAGCGATTGAGATCAAGAAGTCCATTCTCTGGCAACCACAGAGTAAATacagctctttttttttttaagaataaaaactgAAAAGCTCGGAGAAAGTTAAGAAAAACacaactaaattaaaataataaaaatacttcaaGAGCTTTAAATAAGttaatctaaaaaatatataaaaaaccaaaGCCACTTGATTCAAGTGATCTCTCATGCAGAGTACTAAGAGTTCGATACTCATTAGAAGAATTAACTCACCCACCATGTGCGCTCAAGACATGGGAGTGCGTACAAGGTTTTAACTCATCGCCGCACATCCTTTGACATGCTTGTTCAAGACATTAACTAACGGCAATAAAGATACTAAACCAACAactgtctatatatatatatatatatatatataacaaggtAAAAATGTTGACTATTGGTTTATTCAACTTCTCgcaaaaatgttttcaaaatttatctgaAAGTAACCAATgaccaagtggtctattggtagtCGAGTCCCAATAGAACCCTTCACAAGTGGTGAAAATTCGAATCTTgggtgagggcacatttctagAAATGTGAATAGTGATTAGTGCTGTGGGTGGCTCAGATGACATGTGCGCGGGCCCCACTCCCATTGCCTCCGCTGAGAGCATGCACGCCCCTTACTACTTTCATGGCGGTACCAGCCTCATCTTGTAAAAACTAATCTGAAAGTAAACCACCCTCACATTTGGGTCAGAGACCAATTATCTATTGGTCTgactgaatatatatatatatatatatatatatatatatttgaataatgacataaaactataaacatattttataataaacaaataatatacataaaacTAACAATGTATAACtagaatataaattgaaatataaaCCAAGTGCCTTCATTCTTGCATCACAGAAATTTACTCATtgtcataaattaaaaaaaaaactatattaatgTATCAACAATttggaaataataatataattgaaGCAGAAAAAGGAAGCATGAAAATCTCTgtagaatttttaatttctaaccTACCAAAGATTTAAGAATTTAAATGtcttttcaatgaaaatatatttttttcaaattttcaaaaaaatatcaattttaattttatttaaaaaatatataaattaaaaaaacatacctAAAACTTGAGGTtatcaagaattaaaaaaataaaaaatttatttatagccatagattaaaggaaaaaaaatacaaaagaaatcttgtggttttttacttttgcaaaataaagacggaatttttttttattttatggtaCGTGGTTTTCcaaatttgcaaaaagagaaaaaaccatTACAAAGAATTAACAGTGTTAACTCATATAGAAAAAATCGTCATTTCTTTTAAAACCCGATTTATATGACataaaaatagtttattaatCTTTCCCAAAATtgcactaaaaaaaataattaaaatcccTAATGTCAAACAAAATTACGttgaaaaatcatgttttttatgCCATGCGGCGGTTTTTTTACATGAACGAATGATTTTGCCttagtcaaaaataaaaaaaaagttaacacCTCTGACATTTTAACTCTTTTTGCAAATTTAGCAAACCACAtgtcatataataaaaaaaaacttctataATTATTTTGCAATCTTGCTTGTGTTTGAGAGGCCTCAAGTTCAAAACCTCTCAAGCACAacgcaaaaaataaaaaggtgttTATCgctaatttgtcaaaaaaaaaacactataatttttttttatatatttttccgtATATTAAACATGATGGAAGGATATCATAGGTgactcaaaaacaaaacaaaaaaaaattcatagagTAAACAATGATGGAAGGATACCATAGATGAATTGGAGAGTCAACTTTTTGCAATGTGCAATGTGTGAGCCTTCAAAAGAGTTGAGAACAGTTACACAATGAAAAAATTGTTATGGAATCCAATCCCTAACAAGGAAATTCCTATTTATGCACCAAGTGtttcaaattaacaaataaataaattagtcaAAAATCGAGCCATGCCCAAGTCTTACCAATCGAGCAGTTTGGCTAGTTTCACAACAGTTTAACTTTCAGTTAATAATTGGTATAAAATTACACCAAATTGTTACTCAATTCCCAATTCTTCCTAACTGATCGGTCAGTTCGATCCGGGTTTAAAATTATTGCTCACaaaagatgaataaaaaaaaaattgttgactATTAACATATGCTAAAAACCTGATGCTCTCTAATTGCAAAGGTAAATTTTTGCTAAGAGATAAGTGCATCATGGAGGTGGGTAGAAAATTTTTAGTGAGTCATCTAGACTTTTGAGCTCGTTTCACTTTTTGATCAGTCTGAATTTCGATTTGTATCAATTTAGTCATTcgattttaatttgatttaccCTGGTAATAAATCGAGGATTTGAAACACACTGATTGATTACATCGTCATGCAAAAATGTAAGTCGGATCTCCTGattgacacattattaagtctattagaggGCGTCACCCGTCGAAAAAGAGCATCATTCATTTTGGAGGTTGAAATATTTTTGCTTTACTACtaagtgaaatgaaattaaaagttgGTGACGAAATTGACATCTGCAGGATGAACGATGAGCCAGTAGCTAGatgacttactaaaaaatttacccacaTCATGGaacatctaaaaaaatatactaaaataacaaaactgAGATTAATAGTTAAATTGACAAGTCATTAACTTTCCCTCTTCAAGAGAGTACAAATTGCATATTGTTACTCACTTTGTTCCTGTATAAATGTTTCAAATGACAGAATATCTTAGATTAAGAAAGTTAATtggttttcaaaaattaataaaaatttaacttcaatttttaaatttttttttaattaaaaataaataaataaataaaccaagttCATTGAGACAGGATGCTTTACccatatttgtatatatatatatatataattaacattttctatataataaaatgagaaaTAATATGATAGCAAAGCTAAAATTTAGTGGC includes:
- the LOC120256671 gene encoding disease resistance protein UNI-like, encoding MDFLISIAGEIVKPAWVAISRHFGYLICYKSNIEKLERKFNELDALKKEVQIKVDAARRERLEEAKGVVQTWFADVNTMEGEVKRIKDQATVISNNCFPHINLHYKLGREAAHHMETTDDLIRKGNFDSVSHKGPPPSTTDSLLFNEDYMIFDSRKSHEKKMLEALQVEAVHLIGLCGMGGGGKTTLVKEVAKQAEEQKLFCEVVMVTVSQNIDLKRIQKEMAAILGLELKEDNVRVVAANLAKRLTTTENKVLVILDDLWESFNLSDAGIQFPQMGTNCKVVITTRNKGVCEGMRCQEIVELKTLSDEESWSLFKSRAGDAVESPTIRNLAHNVARECAGLPLALVVLGTALKGKSPEIWEAVLMQLNKQLFQSIQLSFNFLESEAAKSCFLLCCLYPEDWNIPREELMPMMVGGGLLADVETLNEAQSRVYLLLDHLKACSLRQRSRAH